A region from the Metopolophium dirhodum isolate CAU chromosome 9, ASM1992520v1, whole genome shotgun sequence genome encodes:
- the LOC132952900 gene encoding pancreatic triacylglycerol lipase isoform X1 → MVALGMMACMTFTLFWGKNPFSATMTPRGRCEGCCPINEKEDIAFFSYSRNNPFRPKRIYIGDDVSLRGANMMQNLTTVIYVHGFTEQGNSKGAETIKKAYLHRGGVNIIIVDWSPMCAFPWYSHAVLNTRIAAKYLAKFIEYLVSRRFYLSKIHLIGFSLGAEIAGFTGKNLKIGKLPRITGLDPAFPLYMWTGKMGHLTPSDAEFVDVIHTDGGVFGFPVALGHADFFPNGGFPLQPGCTLRELSKTNLITRIMACSHDRAWEYFAESVINPIGFPSLRCLNYESFTNGTCFRDFAYSKEHKVQYMGLAVNKQIRGQFYLATKPAAPFAYNKIYKP, encoded by the exons ATGGTGGCCCTAGGCATGATGGCATGCATGACCTTCACGTTGTTTTGGG GTAAAAATCCATTTTCCGCTACAATGACGCCCAGGGGTCGATGCGAAGGTTGTTGTCCAATAAACGAAAAAGAGGACATcgcatttttttcatattcgag GAACAACCCTTTTCGTCCGAAACGCATATACATCGGCGACGATGTCTCCCTGCGCGGAGCCAATATGATGCAAAATTTGACCACAGTCATCTACGTTCACGGGTTTACAGAGCAGGGAAACTCCAAAGGCGCGGAGACCataaaaaaag CGTATTTACACCGAGGAggagtgaatattataatagtcgatTGGAGTCCGATGTGCGCATTTCCGTGGTACAGTCACGCAGTGCTCAATACACGTATAGCCGCTAAATACTTGGCCAAGTTCATCGAATATTTAGTGTCCAGAAGATTCTATCTGtccaaaatacatttaattggaTTTAGTCTGGGCGCGGAAATAGCCGGGTTCACCGGCAAGAATCTGAAAATCGGAAAACTTCCAAGAATCACAG GACTCGACCCCGCTTTTCCGCTGTACATGTGGACGGGCAAGATGGGACACTTGACGCCTTCGGACGCGGAGTTCGTGGACGTGATACACACCGACGGCGGTGTATTCGGATTTCCGGTGGCCCTAGGTCACGCCGACTTTTTCCCGAACGGAGGTTTTCCACTGCAGCCCGGGTGCACCCTCCGGGAGCTGTCGAAGACCAACCTCATCACCAGAATca TGGCTTGCAGTCACGACAGGGCGTGGGAGTATTTTGCTGAATCCGTCATCAATCCAATTGGATTCCCTTCGTTGCGATGCCTAAACTACGAATCATTTACCAACGGCACGTGCTTCAGAGACTTCGCATACTCCAAGGAACACAAAGTCCAGTACATGGGATTAGCAGTCAACAAACA GATCAGAGGTCAATTCTACTTGGCTACCAAGCCGGCGGCGCCGTTcgcgtacaataaaatatataaaccctAA
- the LOC132952900 gene encoding pancreatic triacylglycerol lipase isoform X2, with the protein MPINHGGPRHDGMHDLHVVLGNNPFRPKRIYIGDDVSLRGANMMQNLTTVIYVHGFTEQGNSKGAETIKKAYLHRGGVNIIIVDWSPMCAFPWYSHAVLNTRIAAKYLAKFIEYLVSRRFYLSKIHLIGFSLGAEIAGFTGKNLKIGKLPRITGLDPAFPLYMWTGKMGHLTPSDAEFVDVIHTDGGVFGFPVALGHADFFPNGGFPLQPGCTLRELSKTNLITRIMACSHDRAWEYFAESVINPIGFPSLRCLNYESFTNGTCFRDFAYSKEHKVQYMGLAVNKQIRGQFYLATKPAAPFAYNKIYKP; encoded by the exons ATGCCAATTAATCATGGTGGCCCTAGGCATGATGGCATGCATGACCTTCACGTTGTTTTGGG GAACAACCCTTTTCGTCCGAAACGCATATACATCGGCGACGATGTCTCCCTGCGCGGAGCCAATATGATGCAAAATTTGACCACAGTCATCTACGTTCACGGGTTTACAGAGCAGGGAAACTCCAAAGGCGCGGAGACCataaaaaaag CGTATTTACACCGAGGAggagtgaatattataatagtcgatTGGAGTCCGATGTGCGCATTTCCGTGGTACAGTCACGCAGTGCTCAATACACGTATAGCCGCTAAATACTTGGCCAAGTTCATCGAATATTTAGTGTCCAGAAGATTCTATCTGtccaaaatacatttaattggaTTTAGTCTGGGCGCGGAAATAGCCGGGTTCACCGGCAAGAATCTGAAAATCGGAAAACTTCCAAGAATCACAG GACTCGACCCCGCTTTTCCGCTGTACATGTGGACGGGCAAGATGGGACACTTGACGCCTTCGGACGCGGAGTTCGTGGACGTGATACACACCGACGGCGGTGTATTCGGATTTCCGGTGGCCCTAGGTCACGCCGACTTTTTCCCGAACGGAGGTTTTCCACTGCAGCCCGGGTGCACCCTCCGGGAGCTGTCGAAGACCAACCTCATCACCAGAATca TGGCTTGCAGTCACGACAGGGCGTGGGAGTATTTTGCTGAATCCGTCATCAATCCAATTGGATTCCCTTCGTTGCGATGCCTAAACTACGAATCATTTACCAACGGCACGTGCTTCAGAGACTTCGCATACTCCAAGGAACACAAAGTCCAGTACATGGGATTAGCAGTCAACAAACA GATCAGAGGTCAATTCTACTTGGCTACCAAGCCGGCGGCGCCGTTcgcgtacaataaaatatataaaccctAA